From a single Lolium rigidum isolate FL_2022 chromosome 7, APGP_CSIRO_Lrig_0.1, whole genome shotgun sequence genomic region:
- the LOC124676618 gene encoding uncharacterized protein LOC124676618 isoform X1, whose protein sequence is MEELHTHVDRPWSSATDVDGAAEAIIGYIQKMVDQRVFYIQVWSGLGSSSVLRSIAELLPSRRAIPKLCFDRIILIDSSEWRSRRSMQRAIAEELKLDCSTMAIIDEQDEEDDFYGVHDRSRGEIAAVSRKINHILKDSRFVMLFHKGCDEEIVLYGFGVPRFGKFEDNLLIWTSGRRRLIFKENDITTRANLQVYEGIVNLTNEQFYAILCKEGAIIAPGIDPTVVSDCFLYKLLLHVSFLTTTKYDWAGHAFNCWICDGILQVDISREISNVLRRKISMEGDAYLLDYMLRKFKKYLKLPFLRVKDGDVYEEGPYRWISMTSKDTKLHGMQIVPAQTSSFFLEFERSEPLLALPTGLFEHSSILGVLILCCCAFNFASPPFAKCHSLKFLGLDHCTDNNTCEVEDHTEWVCLYLLRVLDLHYTKWNEILSIKNIDLMTNIRELNIEGFICWQYTTHLQGRLPNLERLRIIKPGSEPEISLDTSNSFLGRTKLEILDLSGNSNMEVLPSSLSEVSSLDVLVLDGCTKLQDVVPDVLPHLLRSFRLDAYGPPSRRIPNVEQPMEHISSSTPFRKKKISSSTGSNKNGSNNISRISLQGCTRLDSLFLRGLPNLVELDLSGSAIKVLDFETMVVEVPGLKRLFLLGCEHLRAIGWGKRWILYSTKPDLELLCIDTRAGTVRPRPPLSKNKPLRLQVHAVVEDARLAWSLCPPMIMGARDDGLKEVYFNIHVTSSLVHNGSVQLRELCKKKTSMHGDQVSMQLSGIPPGSQYMDVFSMVSAVPLMQAFPEPPTSNLDYHIEIGEGGRSLESALDGHNNNDYNYNDRNLAFIMKWFAESLHVHDVSVSGSMPMGYWNMLKQCRMERCPKLGTVFPWGSQGNSSGSSGFETLETFWACDLLMARQIWSKGSHINVTSTKSFRNLQHLHLSSCPRLQFMLPVWVSSFPSLETLHIIHCGDLKHIFVLDGWYPEEIATNGVAFPKLTAIYLHDLPTLRQISEMMMVAPILETIKIRGCWSLSRLPAMNKSRGPGMKKPTVEIEKDVWDALEWDGVEAGHHPSHFEAPVHSRYYKKKLPRTSVLR, encoded by the exons ATGGAGGAACTGCACACGCATGTTGATCGACCG TGGTCCAGTGCCACAGATGTTGACGGTGCCGCAGAGGCAATAATTGGGTATATTCAGAAAATGGTGGATCAAAGAGTCTTCTATATTCAAGTATGGAGTGGACTTGGGTCATCCTCTGTTCTGAGATCCATAGCAGAATTGCTTCCTTCTAGGAGAGCCATTCCAAAACTATGCTTTGACAGGATAATTCTTATAGATTCTTCAGAATGGAGAAGTAGAAGATCAATGCAGAGGGCAATTGCAGAGGAACTGAAACTTGATTGCTCGACAATGGCTATTATAGATGAGCAGGATGAAGAGGACGACTTTTATGGAGTTCATGACAGATCACGGGGTGAGATAGCAGCTGTGTCAAGAAAAATTAATCATATTTTGAAGGATAGTAGATTTGTGATGCTTTTCCATAAGGGTTGTGATGAAGAGATTGTTTTATATGGCTTCGGTGTTCCTCGATTTGGCAAGTTTGAAGACAACCTTTTGATATGGACATCTGGGAGGAGGCGGTTAATCTTTAAAGAAAACGACATCACGACACGAGCCAATCTGCAGGTTTATGAGGGGATAGTGAATTTAACGAATGAACAATTTTATGCAATACTGTGTAAAGAGGGCGCCATCATAGCTCCAGGCATCGACCCTACAGTGGTCTCAGATTGTTTTTTGTACAAACTATTACTGCATGTCAGCTTTCTTACCACCACTAAATATGATTGGGCTGGTCATGCTTTCAATTGTTGGATATGTGATGGGATTCTGCAAGTGGACATATCAAGGGAGATAAGTAATGTGCTGAGAAGAAAGATAAGTATGGAGGGTGATGCTTATCTACTTGATTACATGCTTAGAAAGTTCAAGAAATATTTGAAGCTTCCTTTTCTGAGAGTTAAAGATGGTGATGTGTATGAAGAAGGACCATACCGTTGGATTTCAATGACATCAAAGGATACAAAACTACATGGTATGCAAATTGTTCCTGCACAGACATCATCTTTCTTCTTGGAATTTGAAAGATCTGAACCACTGCTAGCATTGCCAACTGGTTTGTTTGAACATTCCAGCATCCTTGGTGTGCTAATCCTTTGTTGTTGCGCCTTCAATTTTGCATCACCTCCTTTTGCAAAATGTCATAGCTTGAAATTCCTTGGACTAGACCACTGTACTGATAACAATACATGTGAAGTAGAAGATCATACTGAGTGGGTATGTTTGTATTTGCTGAGGGTTCTAGACCTACATTACACAAAATGGAATGAGATCTTATCTATAAAAAATATTGATCTGATGACCAACATCAGAGAACTAAATATAGAGGGATTCATTTGTTGGCAATACACAACCCACTTACAAGGTCGGCTACCTAACCTTGAGAGGCTCCGAATAATCAAGCCAGGATCTGAACCCGAGATTTCATTAGACACAAGCAATTCCTTCCTTGGCAGGACAAAGCTAGAGATACTTGATTTGTCGGGCAATAGTAATATGGAGGTTCTACCAAGCAGCCTATCAGAAGTGAGTAGCCTTGATGTGCTTGTCCTAGATGGTTGCACTAAGCTTCAAGATGTTGTGCCTGATGTGCTCCCTCACTTGCTACGGTCATTCAGACTTGATGCTTATGGGCCGCCAAGTCGACGGATACCAAATGTTGagcaacctatggaacatatcagTTCATccactccatttcgaaaaaaaaaaatcagttcatCCACTGGATCAAATAAAAATGGTTCCAACAATATCTCTAGAATCTCCCTACAAGGTTGCACAAGGTTGGATAGTCTATTCCTGCGCGGGTTACCAAATCTGGTCGAGTTAGACCTCTCCGGGAGTGCAATTAAAGTTCTTGACTTTGAAACCATGGTGGTTGAAGTTCCAGGGCTCAAACGGCTATTTCTGCTAGGATGTGAGCACCTTCGTGCAATAGGATGGGGCAAACGGTGGATACTGTATAGCACAAAGCCTGACCTGGAATTATTATGCATAGACACGCGAGCTGGAACGGTGCGTCCTCGGCCACCCCTTAGCAAGAATAAACCCTTACGGTTGCAGGTGCATGCTGTTGTTGAGGATGCAAGGCTTGCTTGGTCCCTATGCCCTCCGATGATTATGGGAGCACGAGATGACGGCCTTAAGGAGGTTTATTTTAATATCCATGTCACATCCTCACTTGTACATAACGGGTCTGTTCAACTCAGAGAACTCTGCAAGAAGAAGACTAGCATGCACGGTGATCAAGTGAGCATGCAGCTATCTGGTATACCTCCAGGAAGCCAATACATGGATGTCTTTAGCATGGTTAGCGCCGTCCCCCTTATGCAGGCTTTTCCAGAGCCGCCGACTAGCAACTTGGACTATCATATTGAGATCGGTGAAGGAGGCCGCAGCTTGGAGAGCGCACTGGACGGACATAATAATAATGATTATAACTATAATGATCGTAACTTAGCTTTTATAATGAAATGGTTTGCGGAGTCACTGCATGTGCATGATGTCTCGGTTAGTGGTAGTATGCCCATGGGATATTGGAACATGCTCAAGCAGTGCCGCATGGAGAGGTGTCCCAAGTTGGGTACCGTATTCCCTTGGGGGTCTCAAGGGAATAGTTCGGGGTCGTCTGGATTTGAAACACTGGAGACTTTTTGGGCGTGCGATCTCCTGATGGCCCGCCAGATTTGGAGTAAAGGTTCGCACATCAATGTAACGAGTACTAAAAGCTTCAGAAACCTGCAGCACCTACACCTGAGCTCCTGTCCCAGGCTCCAGTTCATGCTCCCCGTCTGGGTCTCTTCCTTCCCCAGCCTGGAGACCCTTCACATCATCCACTGCGGCGACCTCAAGCACATCTTCGTGCTGGACGGATGGTACCCCGAGGAAATAGCCACCAACGGTGTAGCGTTCCCGAAGTTAACCGCCATTTACCTTCATGACCTGCCAACGCTGCGGCAGATATCCGAGATGATGATGGTTGCGCCCATACTGGAGACCATCAAGATCAGAGGTTGCTGGAGCCTGAGCCGCCTGCCGGCTATGAACAAATCCCGTGGTCCAGGCATGAAGAAGCCGACCGTCGAGATCGAGAAGGACGTGTGGGATGCGCTGGAGTGGGACGGCGTCGAGGCCGGCCACCACCCGAGCCATTTCGAGGCACCAGTGCACTCGCGCTACTACAAGAAGAAACTGCCCAGGACATCCGTCCTCAG GTGA
- the LOC124676618 gene encoding uncharacterized protein LOC124676618 isoform X2 has protein sequence MVDQRVFYIQVWSGLGSSSVLRSIAELLPSRRAIPKLCFDRIILIDSSEWRSRRSMQRAIAEELKLDCSTMAIIDEQDEEDDFYGVHDRSRGEIAAVSRKINHILKDSRFVMLFHKGCDEEIVLYGFGVPRFGKFEDNLLIWTSGRRRLIFKENDITTRANLQVYEGIVNLTNEQFYAILCKEGAIIAPGIDPTVVSDCFLYKLLLHVSFLTTTKYDWAGHAFNCWICDGILQVDISREISNVLRRKISMEGDAYLLDYMLRKFKKYLKLPFLRVKDGDVYEEGPYRWISMTSKDTKLHGMQIVPAQTSSFFLEFERSEPLLALPTGLFEHSSILGVLILCCCAFNFASPPFAKCHSLKFLGLDHCTDNNTCEVEDHTEWVCLYLLRVLDLHYTKWNEILSIKNIDLMTNIRELNIEGFICWQYTTHLQGRLPNLERLRIIKPGSEPEISLDTSNSFLGRTKLEILDLSGNSNMEVLPSSLSEVSSLDVLVLDGCTKLQDVVPDVLPHLLRSFRLDAYGPPSRRIPNVEQPMEHISSSTPFRKKKISSSTGSNKNGSNNISRISLQGCTRLDSLFLRGLPNLVELDLSGSAIKVLDFETMVVEVPGLKRLFLLGCEHLRAIGWGKRWILYSTKPDLELLCIDTRAGTVRPRPPLSKNKPLRLQVHAVVEDARLAWSLCPPMIMGARDDGLKEVYFNIHVTSSLVHNGSVQLRELCKKKTSMHGDQVSMQLSGIPPGSQYMDVFSMVSAVPLMQAFPEPPTSNLDYHIEIGEGGRSLESALDGHNNNDYNYNDRNLAFIMKWFAESLHVHDVSVSGSMPMGYWNMLKQCRMERCPKLGTVFPWGSQGNSSGSSGFETLETFWACDLLMARQIWSKGSHINVTSTKSFRNLQHLHLSSCPRLQFMLPVWVSSFPSLETLHIIHCGDLKHIFVLDGWYPEEIATNGVAFPKLTAIYLHDLPTLRQISEMMMVAPILETIKIRGCWSLSRLPAMNKSRGPGMKKPTVEIEKDVWDALEWDGVEAGHHPSHFEAPVHSRYYKKKLPRTSVLR, from the exons ATGGTGGATCAAAGAGTCTTCTATATTCAAGTATGGAGTGGACTTGGGTCATCCTCTGTTCTGAGATCCATAGCAGAATTGCTTCCTTCTAGGAGAGCCATTCCAAAACTATGCTTTGACAGGATAATTCTTATAGATTCTTCAGAATGGAGAAGTAGAAGATCAATGCAGAGGGCAATTGCAGAGGAACTGAAACTTGATTGCTCGACAATGGCTATTATAGATGAGCAGGATGAAGAGGACGACTTTTATGGAGTTCATGACAGATCACGGGGTGAGATAGCAGCTGTGTCAAGAAAAATTAATCATATTTTGAAGGATAGTAGATTTGTGATGCTTTTCCATAAGGGTTGTGATGAAGAGATTGTTTTATATGGCTTCGGTGTTCCTCGATTTGGCAAGTTTGAAGACAACCTTTTGATATGGACATCTGGGAGGAGGCGGTTAATCTTTAAAGAAAACGACATCACGACACGAGCCAATCTGCAGGTTTATGAGGGGATAGTGAATTTAACGAATGAACAATTTTATGCAATACTGTGTAAAGAGGGCGCCATCATAGCTCCAGGCATCGACCCTACAGTGGTCTCAGATTGTTTTTTGTACAAACTATTACTGCATGTCAGCTTTCTTACCACCACTAAATATGATTGGGCTGGTCATGCTTTCAATTGTTGGATATGTGATGGGATTCTGCAAGTGGACATATCAAGGGAGATAAGTAATGTGCTGAGAAGAAAGATAAGTATGGAGGGTGATGCTTATCTACTTGATTACATGCTTAGAAAGTTCAAGAAATATTTGAAGCTTCCTTTTCTGAGAGTTAAAGATGGTGATGTGTATGAAGAAGGACCATACCGTTGGATTTCAATGACATCAAAGGATACAAAACTACATGGTATGCAAATTGTTCCTGCACAGACATCATCTTTCTTCTTGGAATTTGAAAGATCTGAACCACTGCTAGCATTGCCAACTGGTTTGTTTGAACATTCCAGCATCCTTGGTGTGCTAATCCTTTGTTGTTGCGCCTTCAATTTTGCATCACCTCCTTTTGCAAAATGTCATAGCTTGAAATTCCTTGGACTAGACCACTGTACTGATAACAATACATGTGAAGTAGAAGATCATACTGAGTGGGTATGTTTGTATTTGCTGAGGGTTCTAGACCTACATTACACAAAATGGAATGAGATCTTATCTATAAAAAATATTGATCTGATGACCAACATCAGAGAACTAAATATAGAGGGATTCATTTGTTGGCAATACACAACCCACTTACAAGGTCGGCTACCTAACCTTGAGAGGCTCCGAATAATCAAGCCAGGATCTGAACCCGAGATTTCATTAGACACAAGCAATTCCTTCCTTGGCAGGACAAAGCTAGAGATACTTGATTTGTCGGGCAATAGTAATATGGAGGTTCTACCAAGCAGCCTATCAGAAGTGAGTAGCCTTGATGTGCTTGTCCTAGATGGTTGCACTAAGCTTCAAGATGTTGTGCCTGATGTGCTCCCTCACTTGCTACGGTCATTCAGACTTGATGCTTATGGGCCGCCAAGTCGACGGATACCAAATGTTGagcaacctatggaacatatcagTTCATccactccatttcgaaaaaaaaaaatcagttcatCCACTGGATCAAATAAAAATGGTTCCAACAATATCTCTAGAATCTCCCTACAAGGTTGCACAAGGTTGGATAGTCTATTCCTGCGCGGGTTACCAAATCTGGTCGAGTTAGACCTCTCCGGGAGTGCAATTAAAGTTCTTGACTTTGAAACCATGGTGGTTGAAGTTCCAGGGCTCAAACGGCTATTTCTGCTAGGATGTGAGCACCTTCGTGCAATAGGATGGGGCAAACGGTGGATACTGTATAGCACAAAGCCTGACCTGGAATTATTATGCATAGACACGCGAGCTGGAACGGTGCGTCCTCGGCCACCCCTTAGCAAGAATAAACCCTTACGGTTGCAGGTGCATGCTGTTGTTGAGGATGCAAGGCTTGCTTGGTCCCTATGCCCTCCGATGATTATGGGAGCACGAGATGACGGCCTTAAGGAGGTTTATTTTAATATCCATGTCACATCCTCACTTGTACATAACGGGTCTGTTCAACTCAGAGAACTCTGCAAGAAGAAGACTAGCATGCACGGTGATCAAGTGAGCATGCAGCTATCTGGTATACCTCCAGGAAGCCAATACATGGATGTCTTTAGCATGGTTAGCGCCGTCCCCCTTATGCAGGCTTTTCCAGAGCCGCCGACTAGCAACTTGGACTATCATATTGAGATCGGTGAAGGAGGCCGCAGCTTGGAGAGCGCACTGGACGGACATAATAATAATGATTATAACTATAATGATCGTAACTTAGCTTTTATAATGAAATGGTTTGCGGAGTCACTGCATGTGCATGATGTCTCGGTTAGTGGTAGTATGCCCATGGGATATTGGAACATGCTCAAGCAGTGCCGCATGGAGAGGTGTCCCAAGTTGGGTACCGTATTCCCTTGGGGGTCTCAAGGGAATAGTTCGGGGTCGTCTGGATTTGAAACACTGGAGACTTTTTGGGCGTGCGATCTCCTGATGGCCCGCCAGATTTGGAGTAAAGGTTCGCACATCAATGTAACGAGTACTAAAAGCTTCAGAAACCTGCAGCACCTACACCTGAGCTCCTGTCCCAGGCTCCAGTTCATGCTCCCCGTCTGGGTCTCTTCCTTCCCCAGCCTGGAGACCCTTCACATCATCCACTGCGGCGACCTCAAGCACATCTTCGTGCTGGACGGATGGTACCCCGAGGAAATAGCCACCAACGGTGTAGCGTTCCCGAAGTTAACCGCCATTTACCTTCATGACCTGCCAACGCTGCGGCAGATATCCGAGATGATGATGGTTGCGCCCATACTGGAGACCATCAAGATCAGAGGTTGCTGGAGCCTGAGCCGCCTGCCGGCTATGAACAAATCCCGTGGTCCAGGCATGAAGAAGCCGACCGTCGAGATCGAGAAGGACGTGTGGGATGCGCTGGAGTGGGACGGCGTCGAGGCCGGCCACCACCCGAGCCATTTCGAGGCACCAGTGCACTCGCGCTACTACAAGAAGAAACTGCCCAGGACATCCGTCCTCAG GTGA
- the LOC124676618 gene encoding uncharacterized protein LOC124676618 isoform X3, whose amino-acid sequence MQRAIAEELKLDCSTMAIIDEQDEEDDFYGVHDRSRGEIAAVSRKINHILKDSRFVMLFHKGCDEEIVLYGFGVPRFGKFEDNLLIWTSGRRRLIFKENDITTRANLQVYEGIVNLTNEQFYAILCKEGAIIAPGIDPTVVSDCFLYKLLLHVSFLTTTKYDWAGHAFNCWICDGILQVDISREISNVLRRKISMEGDAYLLDYMLRKFKKYLKLPFLRVKDGDVYEEGPYRWISMTSKDTKLHGMQIVPAQTSSFFLEFERSEPLLALPTGLFEHSSILGVLILCCCAFNFASPPFAKCHSLKFLGLDHCTDNNTCEVEDHTEWVCLYLLRVLDLHYTKWNEILSIKNIDLMTNIRELNIEGFICWQYTTHLQGRLPNLERLRIIKPGSEPEISLDTSNSFLGRTKLEILDLSGNSNMEVLPSSLSEVSSLDVLVLDGCTKLQDVVPDVLPHLLRSFRLDAYGPPSRRIPNVEQPMEHISSSTPFRKKKISSSTGSNKNGSNNISRISLQGCTRLDSLFLRGLPNLVELDLSGSAIKVLDFETMVVEVPGLKRLFLLGCEHLRAIGWGKRWILYSTKPDLELLCIDTRAGTVRPRPPLSKNKPLRLQVHAVVEDARLAWSLCPPMIMGARDDGLKEVYFNIHVTSSLVHNGSVQLRELCKKKTSMHGDQVSMQLSGIPPGSQYMDVFSMVSAVPLMQAFPEPPTSNLDYHIEIGEGGRSLESALDGHNNNDYNYNDRNLAFIMKWFAESLHVHDVSVSGSMPMGYWNMLKQCRMERCPKLGTVFPWGSQGNSSGSSGFETLETFWACDLLMARQIWSKGSHINVTSTKSFRNLQHLHLSSCPRLQFMLPVWVSSFPSLETLHIIHCGDLKHIFVLDGWYPEEIATNGVAFPKLTAIYLHDLPTLRQISEMMMVAPILETIKIRGCWSLSRLPAMNKSRGPGMKKPTVEIEKDVWDALEWDGVEAGHHPSHFEAPVHSRYYKKKLPRTSVLR is encoded by the exons ATGCAGAGGGCAATTGCAGAGGAACTGAAACTTGATTGCTCGACAATGGCTATTATAGATGAGCAGGATGAAGAGGACGACTTTTATGGAGTTCATGACAGATCACGGGGTGAGATAGCAGCTGTGTCAAGAAAAATTAATCATATTTTGAAGGATAGTAGATTTGTGATGCTTTTCCATAAGGGTTGTGATGAAGAGATTGTTTTATATGGCTTCGGTGTTCCTCGATTTGGCAAGTTTGAAGACAACCTTTTGATATGGACATCTGGGAGGAGGCGGTTAATCTTTAAAGAAAACGACATCACGACACGAGCCAATCTGCAGGTTTATGAGGGGATAGTGAATTTAACGAATGAACAATTTTATGCAATACTGTGTAAAGAGGGCGCCATCATAGCTCCAGGCATCGACCCTACAGTGGTCTCAGATTGTTTTTTGTACAAACTATTACTGCATGTCAGCTTTCTTACCACCACTAAATATGATTGGGCTGGTCATGCTTTCAATTGTTGGATATGTGATGGGATTCTGCAAGTGGACATATCAAGGGAGATAAGTAATGTGCTGAGAAGAAAGATAAGTATGGAGGGTGATGCTTATCTACTTGATTACATGCTTAGAAAGTTCAAGAAATATTTGAAGCTTCCTTTTCTGAGAGTTAAAGATGGTGATGTGTATGAAGAAGGACCATACCGTTGGATTTCAATGACATCAAAGGATACAAAACTACATGGTATGCAAATTGTTCCTGCACAGACATCATCTTTCTTCTTGGAATTTGAAAGATCTGAACCACTGCTAGCATTGCCAACTGGTTTGTTTGAACATTCCAGCATCCTTGGTGTGCTAATCCTTTGTTGTTGCGCCTTCAATTTTGCATCACCTCCTTTTGCAAAATGTCATAGCTTGAAATTCCTTGGACTAGACCACTGTACTGATAACAATACATGTGAAGTAGAAGATCATACTGAGTGGGTATGTTTGTATTTGCTGAGGGTTCTAGACCTACATTACACAAAATGGAATGAGATCTTATCTATAAAAAATATTGATCTGATGACCAACATCAGAGAACTAAATATAGAGGGATTCATTTGTTGGCAATACACAACCCACTTACAAGGTCGGCTACCTAACCTTGAGAGGCTCCGAATAATCAAGCCAGGATCTGAACCCGAGATTTCATTAGACACAAGCAATTCCTTCCTTGGCAGGACAAAGCTAGAGATACTTGATTTGTCGGGCAATAGTAATATGGAGGTTCTACCAAGCAGCCTATCAGAAGTGAGTAGCCTTGATGTGCTTGTCCTAGATGGTTGCACTAAGCTTCAAGATGTTGTGCCTGATGTGCTCCCTCACTTGCTACGGTCATTCAGACTTGATGCTTATGGGCCGCCAAGTCGACGGATACCAAATGTTGagcaacctatggaacatatcagTTCATccactccatttcgaaaaaaaaaaatcagttcatCCACTGGATCAAATAAAAATGGTTCCAACAATATCTCTAGAATCTCCCTACAAGGTTGCACAAGGTTGGATAGTCTATTCCTGCGCGGGTTACCAAATCTGGTCGAGTTAGACCTCTCCGGGAGTGCAATTAAAGTTCTTGACTTTGAAACCATGGTGGTTGAAGTTCCAGGGCTCAAACGGCTATTTCTGCTAGGATGTGAGCACCTTCGTGCAATAGGATGGGGCAAACGGTGGATACTGTATAGCACAAAGCCTGACCTGGAATTATTATGCATAGACACGCGAGCTGGAACGGTGCGTCCTCGGCCACCCCTTAGCAAGAATAAACCCTTACGGTTGCAGGTGCATGCTGTTGTTGAGGATGCAAGGCTTGCTTGGTCCCTATGCCCTCCGATGATTATGGGAGCACGAGATGACGGCCTTAAGGAGGTTTATTTTAATATCCATGTCACATCCTCACTTGTACATAACGGGTCTGTTCAACTCAGAGAACTCTGCAAGAAGAAGACTAGCATGCACGGTGATCAAGTGAGCATGCAGCTATCTGGTATACCTCCAGGAAGCCAATACATGGATGTCTTTAGCATGGTTAGCGCCGTCCCCCTTATGCAGGCTTTTCCAGAGCCGCCGACTAGCAACTTGGACTATCATATTGAGATCGGTGAAGGAGGCCGCAGCTTGGAGAGCGCACTGGACGGACATAATAATAATGATTATAACTATAATGATCGTAACTTAGCTTTTATAATGAAATGGTTTGCGGAGTCACTGCATGTGCATGATGTCTCGGTTAGTGGTAGTATGCCCATGGGATATTGGAACATGCTCAAGCAGTGCCGCATGGAGAGGTGTCCCAAGTTGGGTACCGTATTCCCTTGGGGGTCTCAAGGGAATAGTTCGGGGTCGTCTGGATTTGAAACACTGGAGACTTTTTGGGCGTGCGATCTCCTGATGGCCCGCCAGATTTGGAGTAAAGGTTCGCACATCAATGTAACGAGTACTAAAAGCTTCAGAAACCTGCAGCACCTACACCTGAGCTCCTGTCCCAGGCTCCAGTTCATGCTCCCCGTCTGGGTCTCTTCCTTCCCCAGCCTGGAGACCCTTCACATCATCCACTGCGGCGACCTCAAGCACATCTTCGTGCTGGACGGATGGTACCCCGAGGAAATAGCCACCAACGGTGTAGCGTTCCCGAAGTTAACCGCCATTTACCTTCATGACCTGCCAACGCTGCGGCAGATATCCGAGATGATGATGGTTGCGCCCATACTGGAGACCATCAAGATCAGAGGTTGCTGGAGCCTGAGCCGCCTGCCGGCTATGAACAAATCCCGTGGTCCAGGCATGAAGAAGCCGACCGTCGAGATCGAGAAGGACGTGTGGGATGCGCTGGAGTGGGACGGCGTCGAGGCCGGCCACCACCCGAGCCATTTCGAGGCACCAGTGCACTCGCGCTACTACAAGAAGAAACTGCCCAGGACATCCGTCCTCAG GTGA
- the LOC124674492 gene encoding trichohyalin: MDKLVQLGRKAWFVVRVMSGYEQRRIRSYRLQLQQRLEQAQARKEQVRKQPEQVILSEVRQVVQQMQALKQHFEEAETAIEKIFNPIDKNAQMITNMQMEKEEAQAKEMAKVMRDQIKMQRELAMRTAESTAAKPIDTQASETAAESLPKQETGK, translated from the exons ATGGATAAGCTGGTGCAGCTCGGGAGGAAGGCGTGGTTCGTGGTACGGGTGATGTCCGGCTACGAGCAGAGGAGGATCCGATCTTACAGGCTGCAGCTGCAGCAGCGGCTCGAGCAG GCTCAGGCTAGGAAGGAACAAGTGAGGAAACAGCCAGAGCAAGTTATTCTGTCAGAGGTTCGTCAAGTGGTTCagcagatgcaagctctcaaacaGCACTTCGAAGAAGCT GAAActgccatagagaaaattttcaaCCCGATTGACAAGAATGCTCAGATGATAACAAACATGCAAATGGAGAAAGAAGAGGCGCAGGCGAAGGAGATGGCAAAGGTAATGCGAGACCAAATAAAAATGCAAAGAGAGCTCGCGATGAGGACAGCTGAGTCCACTGCCGCAAAGCCTATTGACACCCAAGCGAGTGAAACAGCAGCTGAAAGTCTTCCAAAACAAGAAACCGGGAAATAG